In the Triticum aestivum cultivar Chinese Spring chromosome 2B, IWGSC CS RefSeq v2.1, whole genome shotgun sequence genome, CCTCGACAAGATGATCCTTGCTAGCACAACTAATTTTTTCGAGTCCTCCGCACCTTCCATGACTTTGACCCCACCATCGACTTGATCTCACTCAGCCTTTCGCACCTTATCAGTTCAAAAGATTTACGTACTACATTCGTCTGGGGCGCCACCATGGGTGGAGGTGAAGCAAACCGCGCCGGAGGTGGAGGTGTAGCAGGCTGCACCAAACCCTGGCAGTAACAAAGGACCGGCAAAGGCGGATGTGCTTACAACCGAATCCAGTGATCCTGCCATTGAGCGGCCCTCGTCACCACCATCACATTAGAGGTCTAGGCCGCCACAATTGACGTACCGGACAAGGTGTGGTTAGAAAACCCTCGCACATGAGTGAAAATCACCGCCCCCACCACGTCCGAGGTGTCGGCACACACAACACCCGTCCACGTCACCGCCAGCACAAAAGAAGAACACTGGCAACCGCTGCAGACACAAGAGCAAAGTTTGATAGAGGGTTGATGGCCTCCTACAAAGAGGGGACGGTGACTTGGGCCGCCAACAACTGACTGTTGTTAATGTTGTCTGTCGTCAAGGTGTCAAGCTAGTGATTGTGGTTCTCGGGGTCAGCGCAAATGTGATTggggtggcacggtggtggagcagCCATCGGAGACAACGAGGGGGCAATAAGAGAGAGAACCAAATGGGGTTTGGGCAGTGACGTGTTTGAGATGTCCCATCCATCTCTTGCGCTTCCTCGGGCGTGTAGGCTAGTCACACGTGACTCTCCAAACCTAGCTCCAAGAAACGGTCGTTCCCACTCAACCTGGCCCAGGAGTGCTTTAAACATCATGCGGGCAAAAAAGACAGATGCAAACCAGACAGCCAAACAGGATATTTTTGCACCGTGTGGTCCTGGTTGGGCTCTTGCAGTCTACAAAACACAACCCTAGCTTATGCAGGACCGTATTATTTTACGGATTTGCAAGTATAAGGACCATATTGGAGTGATTCTCAATTGGGACCTGTCTGTTACACACCAGCGAGTTCAAGGACGATACATGTAATTTTCTCTCCAAGTGGCCTCGGGGAAAGCAAAGCCTCGCAGGGTTAAAGCATCCACTAGGGACGGAGACTGACTTGTCATTGTCTGTTTGATATCGGCAATTGATCTCGTTGATGGCATGCTGGGAGGCAGCAAAACCATTCTGCAGAGGTCCTCACTGGCTAGTGTCGTGTAATCCAAAAATGCTTCgtaaggtactccctccattccaaattattcgtcgtaaccacgacgagtaatttggaacggagggagtagatgagagTGACTTGGGATGAGAACTGTTCTTGCTTCGACACAACAAAACCTCAAACAGACTACTATCACATAGGAGCTGACTTTAAATCATGACCAGACTGTTTCGTAGCCACGGATGTCAATTAGGCATTACGGGTATAAACTAATCAATCTCACGCCAAACAAATATTTCACAGATCAGATGGGTATAATACTAACCAATCTCCAGCTTACCACCCATGTAGTATTCAGGAGTAAAAACAGAGTGGCGAAAAAAAAGAGTCAAACCTACATTTCGTTCATAAATGTAAGACATTTTGGCAGTATAAATTAGAATGCCAAAACTCTTAGACTAGTCATAGTgtgggtaacataagtagtatcatgcgcttgggactcgcaaacatgcttatgtggcaggcaattaaataagagagagatggttatagtaacataggtagataccgtaacataataaatgtgatgctactatgtgttatgcatggcaataaatgagaccacctatgatactaatctatgatactatgcactatagaggtaataacatagactagtaacatatgcatgttactagtctaagttactccccactatgaccagccttagcaagtaacatagcgcactccgaGAAATTGTTGCTTATGTGAcatgtagttaatgagaagtggtaacataatatgttactgtaacatagcgctttccaagacaagatgagtctacaagctaattaatgaagtcctctatgacactactactactcccttcgtctaggtgattaagtcatcttaggttgtgcaccgtgaccaaagaggggaaaacgagagacattaatgttcagttgctaattaatagcattgcatgcaatgaactaaccactgcatgtcgtgtttggtagtctcaagtcattgaaagcatgcacaccccttgtctcttattggttgatatgtgaagaaacaagaaacgaggaagaagttaatgcaccgtgccttagtattttgggattatttggttttgtaagatgacttacacacctagacggagggagtatgttactttgcactatgaatgtagtaacttagactagtgtcatatgcatcacatttataagttactccccactatgaccagccttagtatATATAAAAACGAAGGGTGTAGTAGACAATTTAAGTAAAATCACTGACAACCAATACACTAATAGTTTAACATAGCATTAGATATAAAGCCGTTAAGACAATGGATAGAGCTGACAGCTTTAAATGGCTAATTGTATTTAATTTATATAAAGTTCAGGCCTAGTCATCATCCATACATCCCTCCCTCGAGATAAACTGCTTGTCTCGAACAAGAAGGGACCAAGCAACGGTGACTTCCACCTTATAGGAGGCAAGATCACATATGTCCCGACTTATTTTGCTTTCCTGGGCTGGGAAGAAGACATGACCATGTTTAGTAACAAAACCATTTGAAGACAGGGCATGGATGATGACTTCGAGCTTTCCATCTAACTCTACGGAAACAACATGCCTTGACAGATCAAGACAACCATCCCAATTGTTAGCTGTCACTTGACCTTGAAGCACAACCTCATCTTCATGTTTCAGCGTCGAAGATCTGTCGCCAACACAAAAAACTTCACCTTCAAAGTAACCATCTGAAATGTTATCCATCACTTGATCTTGTAGCAGGACCTCATTCTCAGGTTTAACGGGCTTAGAATGTGCCTTGGCAATAACTAGACCACCATGTCTAAAAGGCCATTTCCTCTTTCTCCAATTAATAACACGGACACCGACTATAGTTGCTTGCACTGTCTTCTCCAGTTTCGCACACCGTAACACAATTCTGTAGGAGTCATCCAACAGAATGGCCTCATTACAGCTGTACTTGGAGGTCTGATGCATGAGCACTCTATCTTTTGACTTCATCATGCCCTTTACTTTGAGTTTAATGTCAAAGTCAACAGGATCTATAGCCGCAATTGCACGAGACGGGCCAGTCAATTGCAAAAAAGGATTCTGCATTTGTCAATTATAATCATAGTTGACAAAACAGAGATGCAAGAAAAAAGAGAAACTGTGCGGAAGTTTTTCAGGAGAAAATTAAGTACAACCTTTTGAGTGAGTGCAACAGTTTTGCTAAGTAGCAGTTTAGTTGCCAACTTAACTACATGCTTATTTCTAAATGCATCTGTTCATAACAAATCAATGGACCAGAAACATAAAACAGAAAAATACGATACAGACCTCTGGATTGAGTATCTGCCAGTCATTCCTTTGACGCAAGAAGAGAATGTTGCGATTGTGATCCACGGTATCTCGGGCAGCAACCATGCCATACACACGAAGTGGCCACTTCAACTCAGGAGTCCCCTTTATTTCTATGACTTTAATGGAGTATATTTGCAGAGTGCTGGTGGCGAATTCAGCATAAGAGGTGCGGTCCATTGTACTGTGTGTGAAGTGCATAGGACTCAATGAAGCTGCAGTCATCGAAAATAAGATTCAGATAATTCATTCGGCCACCACAAGTGAAGTAAATCCCTTCCTTAACAGAATGAACTAATTTGCTTCCTTGAGACATGCAACATGAAGGAAGAAAAGCAACTAAGGTACAATGAGCAGAGAAAATGTTTACTCACTCGCATCTTTGCAGGGACTGCTGAACAACCTGGACAAATTCGATTCCAGGGCGCGACAGTAGATATTAAAGAACATCCCAGTCTGCATCTTCTCCTCCATCCCCTCAGCTTCCTCAATCTACAATTTTGCCACCTCATCCCTCTCCTCGGCTTCCTCTCCCATCTCCTTGGCTTGCTCAATCTCTAATTCTGTATCTTCTGAAGTGGAAATCCTCTCCGGCAACTCGTCGCTCCCCATGGCTCCATTCACAGCCTCCATGGAGATCCTGGGTGGTGCCTCGATGATCCTCACCTTTCCTCCGCCTCTATTTCCCTTCGCCTCCGCTTCCAGCTCCGTCTCTCCTTCCATCTCAGGAGACGGCTCTCTGCTCCTCGTCtttccgccgccacccgccgccgccattCTCTTTTCTTTTCGATTTCGAGGAGGGGAATGTcttgcttagggtttcgatgaaACGGAGAGGCCGGTGGGTGTGGGGTGCACTATATTGCATCTGTCTTAGCCCGGCCCAGTAGAGCCCGACACATACACTTCCAGCCAGTCCACGCTGCTGCCGCGTGCTACAAGAGGGAGCCAGCAAACCAGCTGCTCTCTTTTTTCTCACTTTGGGCTTGTTGTTTGCCTTGTGATATTTGTATTTGCATTCGTTGTTCGGCTCAGCTGGGCCCTTTAAATATAAGCAAAAAAATTGCAACTAGTTTGGTTACCTACATTTCATCAGGAGGTCGTTTAATGCATGACATTTGGTTGTCAGTTGTCGTGCTTGTTTTCCTGACAATGAGTACCGGGTGTGTATAAAGGAGTGTAGAGCCTATCAAATGATAATATTACTATATTAAAAAAATTTAAATATTTTTTAACAAATTCCGATAATGTATGACCTAATTTGGAAATTTTCAAATATATGCCCTGCCAGCCTTGCTTAGGCCGAAGAGGGCATTTCGGTCCTGTGTGGGCTGGATACATGCCGATCTGGGCCAAAGGATAATCTTTGGTGGCTAGTGGGCTGAAGAGATTAACTTCGGATGTGCGTACACCGAAGAGTGGTCTTCGCCAACACAAGACCGAAGAGTTCAGGATAAGGCTACCACGGCCATTTCTTTCTCCTAACTCCTCATTCtctgtctctctcttctcttcgCCCATTTCTCTCGATCAAAGTCCGTTTTGTCCCTTAACCATTGCCACCTACCAGATCCACTAGAGGAGACCTATTCCCGACAGCCAAGTCCTCGATCTATCCATGGGGTAGAGGGTGGGGGCACGGGGGAGGATGTCCAGTGAGGAGCATGGAAGGAGGTCGGTTGGGGGGAGTTCgggtggaggaggaagaggtcggTAGGGGTAACTCGGGTGGAGGAGGAACTTGACTGAGAAAAGTTGGGGCCGACAATCTGCGGAGGATCACGAACCCAGCGACGGcggttctcttcttcttcctctcgcttcCCTCTTCCTATATCCTACTTCGTGCTTGTAATCAGGGCTACCTACTGTAATTCGGGCTTGTAATCAAGAGAGACATCTAGTTCCCTAACATCTGGTATTCAGAGCCAGTCACCACCagagctggccaaacgggccggcctggCACGGCCCGCCAGGGCACGATTAATAGTCGGGTCATGCCGTCCCGGCCCACGTGCTGCAGGCAGCAGCCCAAGCACGGCACGGGAGTTAAGTGGGCCGTCCCGTGGCACGCTTAGGCACGCCAGCCCGTGTCGGTTTGATTATTTTCCCTCCGAAATACCTTGAAAAACAGGGGGAAAGccaaaaaaatgtaaaaaatacGGTGAAGTAttacaaaaatataaaaaatacataTTAGAGCACTACAAATGTACGCATGCACTACAAAATTATTGAACATATTAAAGTATTGGGTAtttatatatgacatatatatttatatatttcaaaaaaagTTAAACGGGTCGTGTCGTGTCGGCCCGTGTGCCCAGCCTCCAGGCCCAGGCATGGCTCATGGCGTGCCGTGTGCCGTGCCTGGCCCGTTTAATCGGGTCGTGTCGTGCCTGGGCCGTGCCGTTCCTGCGTGCTACCAGGCCGGCCCAGTTTgcactgaagaaaatatgccctagaggcaataaaaaagttattattattttcttatttcatgataaatgtttattattcatgctaaaattgtattaaccggaaacttagtacatgtgtgaatacatagacaaacaaagtgtcactagtatgcctctacttgactagctcgttaaatcaaagatggctaagtttcctagccataggcatgtgttgtcatttgattaacgggatcacatcattaggagaatgatgtgattgacttgacccattccgttatcttagcacttgatcatttagtatgttgctattgctttcttcatgacttttacatgttcctatgactatgagattatgcaactcccgtttaccggaggaacactttgtgtgctaccaaacgtcacaacgtaactgggtgattataaaggtgctctacaggtgcctccgaaggtacttgttgagttggtgtatttcgagattaggatttgtcattccgattgtcggagaggtatctctgggccctctcggtaatgcacctcactataaggcttgcaagcaatgtgactaatgagttagttgcgggatgatgcattacataacgagtaaagagacttaccggtaacgagattgaactaggtattgatataccgacgatcgaatctcgggcaagtaatataccgatgacaaagggaacaacgtatgttgttatgcggtttgaccgataaagatcttcgtagaatatgtgggagccaatatgagcatctaggttccgctattggttattgatcggagatgtgtctcagtcatgtctacatagttctcgaacccgtagggtctgcacgcttaaagttcgatgacgatttatattatgagttatgtgttttgatgtaccgaaggtagttcggagtcccggatgagatcatggacgaggagtctcgaaatggttgagacgtaaagatcgatatattggacgactatattcggacatcggaaaggctccgagtggttcgggtatttatcggagtaccgaagagttacgggaattcgccggggagtatatgggccttattgggctttaagggaaagagagagaggcagcCCCCCCCCAATGccaagtccaaattggactagggggaggggctgcgccccctccttccttctcttctcttttccctttccttgactcctactcctactacatggaaggggcggaatcctactcccggtgggagtaggactccccagggcgtgccatagagagggccggcccctcccctcctctcctcctttatatactgaggaaaggggcaccccatagacacaacaattgatccttgagatctattagccgcgtgcggtgcaccctccaccacattccacctcgataatatcgtagcggtgcttaggcgaagccctgcgttggtagaacatcatcatcgtcaccatgccgtcttgctaacgaaactctccctcgaagctcggctggatgggagttcgagggacgtcatcaagctgaacgtgtgctgaactcggaggcgccgtgtgttcggtacttgattggttggatcgtgacgacgtacgactacatcaactgcgttgtgctacgcttccgctttcggtctacgagggtgcgtggacaacactctcccctctcattgctatgcatcaccatgatcctgtatatgcgtaggaaaattttgaaattactacgtt is a window encoding:
- the LOC123046380 gene encoding uncharacterized protein → MEEKMQTGMFFNIYCRALESNLSRLFSSPCKDATSLSPMHFTHSTMDRTSYAEFATSTLQIYSIKVIEIKGTPELKWPLRVYGMVAARDTVDHNRNILFLRQRNDWQILNPENPFLQLTGPSRAIAAIDPVDFDIKLKVKGMMKSKDRVLMHQTSKYSCNEAILLDDSYRIVLRCAKLEKTVQATIVGVRVINWRKRKWPFRHGGLVIAKAHSKPVKPENEVLLQDQVMDNISDGYFEGEVFCVGDRSSTLKHEDEVVLQGQVTANNWDGCLDLSRHVVSVELDGKLEVIIHALSSNGFVTKHGHVFFPAQESKISRDICDLASYKVEVTVAWSLLVRDKQFISREGCMDDD